gTATTATTGATGATTTGTTGTCGTATCCTCCTGTTATTATACCATTTTTCCTTATTAAATCTCCTTCTAAAGTGactgtatttattttatatttttttgataatttttcagctttttctaaattttttactacgTAGAAGTTTTtagttataaatttacacaataaatttaattcttcTTGTAAAGTGGCGTCTGTTTCTGAAATTGTGATTTTACTAGATAATAAGTACATTTCTTcatcttttatttctttattttcttcatttatcATTTTGTTTAAAGGTATAAATGTCACAGATCCAGgtactttttttattagttcTGGAATTATTGAATCTTCTTTTACTACCaaattaaataagaatttCCCTGAAACTGCTTCAAATGCGGGAATTAATTCGTCAGGGATGTCGAAGATATCGAAGACACAGCCTATTATTCCTTTATTTATCATGTctttacatattttataagaataaTTCCCTGTTGTAATTAGTTTGTTCTCattattttgaatattttcttctaaatttttatgattttgatttagttttttctcTTCTCGCCACAATtcctttcttttttctatCATTTTGTTTAGTGTCTCAAAGTTGAAGATGTCGCCTgttgatttattttcttttataaatttccttttttcttctaataATTCCTGAGTGtgttttatttcttcttctttatttatttctttgttttcttttagGTAgtttattacatttttcaagtacattttgtttataaagacgtctttttcttcatttttatatttctgtAGAATCTTttcgtttttatttatttcttcttttaaatttgtcaATTTCTTTTCAAATTTGGATTTCTTTTCTTCTATGATCTTATCATAGTTtatattatctttattaatattcttgttatttaattcattttcattattatctttactgtattgaatattattaaattcattatctttattaatttgaatattatctttattattttgaatattatttggttcattttcattattatttaattcattttcattaaagtttgtttcattattatttatatagttatttcttgttaattgattcttaaaatataaatctattGTCATCTTCTCATTTTCTAATTCTTGTATCTTTTCATTAATCTTTCTTATTTCATATTCTACATCTTCATCACCtccttcttcttcttcttcttctatcTCTCCcaatttcttattaatCTTCTCTAATTCTTTCTGATTATACGCTATCTcatatcttcttttttctctctctaaatttttatatatcgtCATCTTCTCTTTCtctttttctaatatacccaatttatcattaataATCTTCATATTATTACTAAACTTCTTCTTTGTTATTTCAGCCTCATTTAACATTTTAATACAATGTTCTCTTTCTTGTTCATATTTCTGTGCACCAGACAGATTTCTTATTAACTCGTATCTGTTTATAtcagaaatatttattagttCATTAATTTTACCTTGTTGGACTATAAAATAGCCTAGTGAACTTATACCACCATTTTCAAGTGTATTGAGTAAATCTTTACGGGTTATTAATTTGTcatttaagaaatattcATCTTTTTCTGGACTTATTTTTCGTGTTATTTTTACTTGTTTTTGAGTGTCAAGCCTGAGATCAGAGTTGTCGATAAAAAGGGAGATAGAAGCAGTGAGGTCGAGTTTATTCTCGTTGATAAGGTCTATTCTGTCTTCTTTTGATAATTTCTTACAAGAAATTATAGTGTTGATGGCGTGGATTATGTTACTTTTACCACTGCCATTTTTTCCGattattattgatttttcGGGACTGAAGTCGATGGAAGTGAAAGATTTGAAAGATTTGAAATTTTCGATTTCTATCTTTTGCAAGAACATGGGGAATTTTGGAAAACAGAAACttaaatagtaaaaaaataagaacaagatttactttaaaacaatatcaCATTATCTCTATAGATagtcttttaaaatatgcatattagtttatataattcattagatataattaaaaatactttatttggatataattatataactTACTGATTACTTTTCACGAGATAAGCCTACTGTCTCTTCTGACAGTTCCCCCTGAAATCCACACAATGGACTTTTGAATATCCCTTAGGTGAGTATCAAGCCCATGTCTGGCTGACATAGTTGGCTTTTCTAAAGTCATTTTAAGAACTCTTGTTTGTAAAATGCTTAAGTTCTAATCAAAGCTCTTTGGTATCCGCACTGTGAGAATTAGTTACAATAGTCACAGTACAATATTGGGCTGAAGTAAGCATTAGCTACAAAAAATCGATATagggttttttttgtagctAATGCTTACTTCAGCccaacattttattttatcttttatcCCCCAAATGAATAGAAGGAATTTCAAAGATAGAAAACAATTTGATCAATCGGCCACTCTTCTAAAACTAGGCACATTTACCCACAAATGTGGCCCACTCAGCGTCTTAAAACTAGACACTACTGATATTCCTTTCCCAAATGCATTtgtatttgataaaaacaagaaacaGATAGGAAAAGTAGATGAGATATTTGGACCACAAAATGATGTATTTGTGGCTATTAATGTAGATAAAGATAATGAGGagtattatatttacaGTAACAAGTTGATACCTAAGAGtagatttttaataagaaGTGAGacagaaaagaaaaaagagcAAGAcgataaaaagaaaaaagcgAGAAAAGAAGAAGGCAGTAAAAAAGgagataataataaaagagaTGGTGGATTTAGAGGAAGAGATAACAAAGGAAGGGATAATAGAGGAAGAGATAACAGAGATGGAGGCTTTAGAGGAAGAGATAACAGAGATGGAGGCTTTAGAGGAGGAGATAACAAAGGAAGAGATAACAGAGATGGTGgatttagaaaattcaataaaaaaagataaatttattcatgttttgtttaatttAACATCTTAAGATCAGATTAGAAAAGATCCAAATCATCAAACTCCAATCAGAATGACAAGAAGACGACTATGAGCCTAAGGAAACATGACAACTTAACTTGCAGATAATATGACCTCTTAAATGCACATAGTTAtctaaaacatatttttagataaaaacCACATGATGAAGTTGTTTACAATTTTCTGTAAATTGTTTGACTTTAATCCTGTCCAATTTGTCATTACATCTCCGTGCTTTCATAGAgttgtttaatattttgttatatCGAAATTACGTTTTTACTCCGTGCTTTAATACCAGATTCgcttaatattttattctctACCCCCTCCATGATTAAATTCCCAAATCCCTCtcatcttttatttttcactCTCGGCTCATTTTTCACTTTATCTCTCTCCACTTCTTCTTACTTCATCCacttcttttctttatcatctctcttatatttatttacttcTTCTTCATTCCTCTCCTTTCctgatttatattttctttgtctCTATTTTTCCATTGAGTACATTTTCTCCTTCTTCTTATTTATgcattttacaaatttccagtttttaaatttgtttctttttttatgccTAATAGTTTTCtgtgttttttatgtagTTGATCTCGCCTGTGTCAAATATCCCCGATCTAcatatttgatatattttggTATATTTGGGTTGATTTATTGTagatgtttttttactttagtttattttatgcATCAGATTAAagttaattatatttttaagattagAGACAGAGAAATAGATGATAATAATTTACCATGTTACATACCCTTTTACTAAATAAAcctaattattattttatatatttttatatattatttaaagttttgtatatatttattttatatatgttaatatattatttatagttttgtatatatgtaatatagttttgtatatattatttatacataatttattgaatctttttttaaattatgttttttttcgtcattattttcttctttgttttttttcttttttgtttaccCCTCAAAATGACTTCAGACTCAAAAATCCCAATAGAAATTGACATCAAAACAGAGAACTTCTTCAAAAGGAAGAATCTCTCAGTCTTTTACAATGGCATAATGAGACAGAATAATGCAAATGATAAGGAGACTCCTTATTTAAAACTAAATAAACATGACCAGGAACAAGTCAAGTCTTTTTGTAAGACGCAGTTTGAGAGCAAGTCGCCCTCGTCTTATTTTACTTGTTTGAGAAGTAAAAGCGAGAAGATTGAGCACAAGAAAATAGacaagaatatttttgtagtTTTGGACACAATtgagaataaaatttatggaATATTATCTAATAATATTGATGGTAGTTTGGATTCCCTTAAAAATCTCTTTCGTTTAGATGATAAAGGTCTGGAAATATCGGACACTGACTTCTCTAATAAGAAGTTGTCTCAATTGTGCACTCTAGTCAAGAAATACATCCTCACTTCCATGGATGGCCTCTTTAGCAACTTAGTAAGTAAAAAGTTACTAAGAAATTTCAGATATAACAAACTTAAGTACGCCATTTTACTCTCTTATATTCCTTTTATCTTGAGTGAAGAAGAGTCCCGTCTCCTGACGAGACTCTTAGAAATATTCCACTTGATAGATAAAAACAAGGAATACACACACATGACCATGTCCGGGCTCCTGAGACTTTTCAGCCTCGTCTTGTTTGACAGTAAATGTTTTACATCTCTGGATATGCTTCATGATGTGGAAAGTGTACTGGTTGATATTTCTAGACTGGATTTCCAGAAGATACCTAAGACAATGATCAAGAaagtatataaatttgtataagcaaataataataaaaatatattttataatataaatttagtaCTTACTACATTATATATAGCACTAtgtataattaataaaggAGTATTATAACATACcagaaatataaacattacgcatttttattatgattTGTAAAGCTCATAATTAGAAGAATTCATATTTACCAAAACATTTAAACACGGACCAAGtgatcaaaaataaattgattGGGtcataaagaattttatttaaaactaaTAATGTAAATCGAAAGGCTTAGTGAAAAAAGgctaattttaaatcagCCGGGACTATTTCACTGAACTATATTAAAAGGCGTAACTTGTACCAAAATTAGTAGGAACCCTGTGGGtgaattgataaaaaatgaattgaTGCATATACGATTTTATATTCAGAGGAGAATATTTAGGCCCACGAAAATGCGCAAGAAAACCAAGTCCATAATATTGGCTGCattttagaaaatcaaGGCAATGTGATTGCATTGAAATTTGGAACGTAGCTTTACCCCTCTTATAGTTTAATGTTCTGATTAACCTCAATTAATTGGGATGAATTATATTCTGAATAATGCCAGCCTTAGTCAGTAGCGTGgagttttataaaaattaaataatctaGGTATCAATctcattattatttctatCTAGAGGAAATTGAGAATATTTCTacatttgttttatacTTTGCGGAATTTTACTGGTTTAAAAGAGTTTCTAGAATATTGTAGTTGTAAGTAGCcttttaagaaatattgCAAGATAAaccaaatttaaaaaaacatttattaaataccGTGGCATATAGAAATATGactatataaaattcaaacatgggaatatagaaattcaaACATTTAACATATGTAATATCAATAATGTATATTAGATATGAGAtatttcaatattatttatttagttttttgtAACTGGGCAGGAGATTCTTAAGCTTACTTCTcgtataattataaatagaaaatatccCCAATACTATAGTAAATATTATGAGGTATCGACCTATGTCCTTCATTTCTGGTATCTTCTTAGTGTCCTTGATTAATGTCATACTgttatttacaatatgttttatataataaaagatgAAACACATAATCAAGCCCTGTTAGCTCAGTGGTAGAGCATTAGGCTTTTAACCTAAGGGTCGCGGGTTCGAGTCCCGCACAGGGTGAAACATCTTTTTGATTGtggaaaatattattaagtctaaatttaattttttgacatTAGGAGTTGAGAGTAAACCTCCCTTAATTGAATAAATGATTATTGAGGCTTCTtgctttaaaaagaaagctgttaaaaatgtataaataaaatgtaaagtagtttaaaattatgGGAATTCATTTAGTAAGCATTATGTCTAATAGAGCTAGAtctatataattatattcgGTCCTACGAAAAAAAAGTACACTCTgtgaaaaatatagaatgTCCTTACTGTATATCTCATAAAAGGCCAATGGTCACTTAGCTGTAGTGTCCGTATGTTCGCCTTgtttatatgaaaatacAACGAAGTAGTTGAATATTTCACTtctttttatgtatttaattatattggTCAAAAAAGATACATGAACACTAGTACAGAATAGCATGGTAATATTGAGctttaataagaaaaaacatGAGAATATCTTTGAATATAAAGTTATCTTAAATTTGCctgatatttatttatttgaaataaaaaagattagaGTCAAATTTGGCATAACAAAACAGGacgatttattttaattaaaaataaaaaaatataagctGCTTGAATTCGCAACATAAAACCAAGAATAGTATTGTATGTGATTAAATCGTGTGATTGTGTCTAAAAATTACGGAATGTATACTGTGGTTTTTGGatttaatctttttatcAATCATTATGATTCTATTATACAGAAGAAACGTCAGAACCTATCTCTATGGATAAGAGACGAAGATATCGTCGAGGAGATGCTGGAAAAAacgaaataaatatttaaaagagcTCTATTCGGAAGATCTATTGCTGTAAGAAATAGTGTATAAAGTGAAGGTCTTTATTTACTGATGCAAAAGCATAAACACAATTGTATTATGAAGGGAAGTGTAAATATCATAAGATACACCGAAACATGTATTATTTAACTCTTCAATAATTATTAAGGAAAATGTTGGCCTGAGGCTGGACttccaaaatttttagcGATAAAAATTCAGGCACTGGCTGAAAAatgcaaatttttttctgcgAATCATACACCCAGAAGCCGATTTTATAGATTTGTTGTAAATTTATCCGATTATATTTCCTGAGTTGAAagacttttattttaaaaatatttttacccTTATGGAATGTCTAAGGCTTCTCGGCAgtagatttaaaatatttaaagaccTACATAAAGCAATATGCTAGCAAGTGGATGgaaatttactaaaaacaacaataaaatatgcaGATTGTTCATATATATGTTACTAATTCGGATAATTCCTACATCGACCTTCAAagatacaaaattttggGAAATACAGTGTCTGAAAATTCAATCggaattttttgataaaacaTCATTAGCTACTCAATACCTATACATAATATTTGCATGttcattattaatttaattgaaaACAGTTTACACtaagaaaacaaaatttcgTATGTCGGCTTTTAATGTATTTGATGcttcttataaaatatatggCGTCGAGAATGGAACTTCtaacttttataaaaatttgaaaaagtAACACAGACCGACgaaatagttttttataatggTAAATTTGTCAAATCCCCATCGGAAAATATGACTCATTTAAAAACTGTACTTGATACATTAGGACAGATGTACGAACATCGAACTTCTAAATCTAAATAGTACATAATCGTAGTTTATCTACAATAACGTAATTCTTTAGataatatatacaaaatgaAAAGATACGTACAACTTACGAGCATTTATAGTATTCCAAGCAGTTGTATCTTTTAACGTCAAAATAGCGTTGTTTTTCATGATAAaggttttataaatgaggAAAAGGAGACGCCCAATTTAATGGAGCGATTTTGTTCGTCTTAAAtatgatattatatttgtaaagtGGAATCTAAGATATTTtggaatatttaaatgtcGAATAAGATGtgcaatttaaaaaaaatatcttagCTACGgaaattttatagtaaaaataatataatttagtaGAGTAAActgattttctttattatttctctCTGAAGGCTCCCTTAGAGAGACAAATTACGTCCGTACACGACAAAAATAACTTAAAAGTACGTTTTTAATAgtattcaaatatttaattttccGAAGTAAAAATCTTGCTCGTTCCGTGTGGCAGTAATTTACTTGTTATCACATAAGGAAATTCCTTGTCCCAATAATCTTTTACTGCTTCAATGTCCTTTGTTAAACACCACACTGTATCTTCTCCGCCTGCTAATGAAACTCCACATCCtaatatatcaaatttagaagtattttttaatatttcatattgTCTATCTGGGACAATATTGTGACTTAGATTGCGCAATTCATCTAAATAATCCTCATATAACCTCTTTATAActatttttctttcatgTAATGCATCATCACTTAGTTCATTtgaattttgattttgtgCTAACATGTTAAGTTTCTCTGTTATAAGTATGTTGATAGACTTTAATTTATCAGAATTGATCATAGAAGacaaatctaaaattttttgagttGAACTGGCATGTCCGAATGTGcccaataaaatataataatcgGTTAATAATAATGTTGTAAACcccataataaaaaaattcataggCCCTATACACGACGACATTACATTGCACCCAGATTTCTCTGGGAGTACGTATTGATGCACTGTAAACAAAAATCttgtaaaatatctaaaatcCTGTATAGGCATGTCTGTCAACACTCCATTTAACTTCAGTATTTCatataaagaataaattaCACAAATAGTTAAACATGAAGTAGCACCTAGTCCTGTTTCAACCATGTTTTCTAAAAAGAAACCGTCATCGAATTGtgctaaaatattaatactaatattttctacctctaaaaattctaaagtTGTACTAACAATATGTCGAGTCCAAGAATAAAGATCGGTGCCTAAAAACGAATAATTttcaatgttttttatatctaaaGAAATATCAAAAGCGTCTGAATATTCGTAAGTGACATTTgcaagtaaaaatttatcgaGTGTTATGACAGACGCCTTTTCGTCTTGTAAAACGATTCCTGCGGCGTTTAAAACACGATTGGCTGGGATTTTTAATGTGAAAGCTTGAGGTGAAGAGCTCATTTTGGGAGGAAAGCAAAATtaaacttttataaaaacaaaaaattaataattatgacatatattttttacattttagagtttttgataaatattgTATAGTTACTTTCATGAGGTAAAcctacattaaaaaaataaataaataaagaattttgaCATTCGTTTGGAAACAAATGTGATAttgacattttaaaaaataaaaacaaaaaatttcctAATTTGTGATTTACACATATTTCAACAATGTTTGTTTGCTCGTAGTTCCCCTCGAAATTagagtttttttaaagcttTTGAATAATAGCATTATGAATTATTtaactatttttattatacgAAGATCATGCAATCTTGTCAAGAAACTTTCTGCATCGTCTATTAATCAAAtaagtttaattttatacaatagttatagaataatttttttttctgtcaTATATCCAATTTCTTCATACTACAAAGCAAgtacaattaaaaaaagctAAAACAAGTAAAATACATTAAGCACTATGCGTATGTTATTGTTGTTTTCTAGAAAgacaaatttttcattttatctGCTTACTTGCCAATATAGTagaaaatcttttttaacccgaattttttttaatttaagcTGAAAAGTGTAGAGAGgcaaataaaaacttacaTAGTGCATAAATGATTTCATgataaatactttttataaattataaaaacttaacAACAACCTTTTTGAGGTTGATATCTTAATTCAGTTGAAATGGCTGTCTATGTTTGTAATAAACATATGAGTCTTTTAATGTatcattaaatattaattttttatcgtataaaaacatctttttgtctattttaaatgtttaaataactttttaaatcatGTAATTGacaattaaaattgatTAAATTTGTTAACTTTAATAGTTATTGTCTTTTATAGGCACATGAAAAAAGGAATTTACGAGGATATTCTTGTAGACCTTTTTATGGTATTTTCAACatgtaatataaaattaaaacacaCTAACGTTTCCAATACAGAATTGCATCTTATAGTATAAAAGGTCatttaaattaagaaaCCACTGTAAAATTGTAATATACTCATAAAAATCGTATTATAGAATGATTAATAGTCTGTTCTTTATTATACATTGATTGTGATGTAAAAATAgtctaaattaaattatatatgggcggaaatatttaattataaaaaaaatacttgtTCATTTTCAATTACTGTAAAATTAGATACGACGATAagtacaaataaaaaacttcgACCTTTATTCTGTATTTGattagaagaaataaaaaataactaCTCTTGAAGTTGATATACCCACCAGTATCGacttattatattatagaaaaaaaagatatgaGTCCTTAAATTAAGACATAAAACATAGACAAAACTATCAATATGTGATGTCTAGTATCACGTAAAGCAAGTTTAATaccaaaaatttaaatatttcacGAATCATGTATCTAGTCTATTGTTCAAAACTTATATTTAACAGTCTATTTTTAGAATCAAAGATAGGTCACGATCAGAAGACGCTGTAATAAAGACATGAAATGACACTGTTTAGAATGCTTTCTTACCGAAGAAATGGCGGTGCATAGTAAGAGATtagtaatttaaaaagcaaaggcataaaaaatacaatagtataataaaaaacagtGTAAACATCATtagatacataaaaatatgttcaTCAATAACatctaaataaaataagcTTCTccgataaaaatatttacattgTATAACATTTGGTCTTTTCAAGtgattaattatttatttaatcttTAATTATCATTCCATGATCTGTCAATTTACACGTCATAACATAAGGAAATTTCCTTTCCCAATACTCTTTTACTGTTTCAATATCTTTTGTTATGCACCACACTGCATCTTCCCCGCCTGCTCCTGAAATTCCACATCCGAAAATGTCATAATTGAAcgtattatttaatatctcATACTGTTTATCTGGGACAATATCGTGACTAAGACTACGCATTTCCTCCAAATATTCTctatataaacattttatccGTTCCGTGTATGATAATATGATTGGTTTCTCagttatttgtttattaataacttttaatttatccCAATTAATCTTAGGTATTAGATCTAACATTTTCCGGGTCGAAGTAGCACGCCCGAATGTACCtaaaatgatattaaaattatctatttttagtggtattgttttttctcTCGTGTAATTAATGGGACCAAGGCATGATGTCATCACATCGCACCCAGATGACTTGGGCGAAACCATTTTATTCACagtatacaaaaattttgaaaattttttagcatCATTTGACGGCATTTCAGTTAACacattttttaactttaatattctaaataaagaataaacTACACAAATAGTCAAACACGATGAAGAACCTAATCCCGTCTTGacattattttctaaaaagaATCCGTCATCAAAATATCctgttatttttatactaatattttgtgtttctaaaaattttaaagttgTACTAACAAGCTCATGAAGCCAATAATTTGGGTCGGAGtgtaaaaatgaaaatttttcattattttttatatctaaaaaaatattaaaagtgTCTGAATGTTCGTAAGTTATTGTGgtgtttaaatatttatcaagTGTTACGACAGTGGCTATTTCGTCTAGTAAAACGATGTATGAACCGTTTATAACAATTTTACCGGGGATTTTCATAGTGAAAGATTGAAGAGAAGTAGTCATTTTgggggaaaaataaaattaaatgaataacggaaaatattaaattaatgtaTTTGCGAATTTTATTAGCAAATTCTGCATAGTATtgtttaacaaaaaattttaaaattttttgtttacagtgattaaaaaatatattgattCTTGACAGGCCCctagttttttattgtaatttttgAAGGTACAATGCATATGCATCAcgtttattattttaattaaggtactaaacttaaaataaaacccgagttaaaatttaatctgGATTTAGAATAAACTTCTTTAAGACACGCCGCAGATTAACGTATATGATTATTAACGAGGCACTTAAGGTAAGTGCCTTTAACAAGTATTTTTACTTAGTATTGATGTCGGTACCCCAACACACCCTTACTGATGGTCAAAAATTAAGGCCTTTAAAATCAATtcgtataaattttaagcaaattacatttttttcatatattaaattttataaatttttaattgtaataaaaatattgagtACGTCTGCTTTGTCTGAAGGGTCCCCTGTGTCCACCAAAACCTCCAAAAAATTCTGCAAATGGTCCAAAATCGTCAAACCCTTTAAATTCTTGTTGTTCATGATGTTGATAATGTGCTCCTTGTTGGGCTTCCGGGGAATCTGGATCTACTCCTTTATCAtacatttcttttttattagcaTTTGAAAGTACTTGATACgctttattaatttttgcatGTTTCTCCTCCCATTCTTccttttgtttttctgtCTTAGCAGCTCTCTCATTCTTGGCTATAAGTTTTacataagttttttttatttgtttttggtccatatttttattaacacctattaatttataataccCAAGGAAGTCTGTTCCCGCTTTGTTTGTACTTGGTACGTACCTCTGTTTCCTTTGTCTTTCTTGTTCTtgttttctctttttttcttgttttttttcttcttcaattttttctaatttattttttattctaagTTCGTATTGTTGattactaaattttttattattaaggAGATTATTAGCAGATTCTGTTTGTTTAGAGTTTAGTAAACtcataatataaaaatatcttgaTTCTTCGtcatttctatttttatataaaatttttgctGATGAGACCATGTCTGATAATTCGAGAGTTATACCTAATGATAcgtatttatataaaatttcgtctaataatttactaaaaatacTTGGCGAAAAATTATCAGAAAATGTATTCATGTTGACTTTGTTGTACAATTCCCTAAGTTggttatatttttgtttgttattatttaattttgacaactcattaaatttttcaaaagctttttttaattcattggccaatttataaaatcccAAATCTTCTAGTTTTTCTGCTCCTATCTCATAATTCCCATTTATACAGAAGTATTGTGCTTCGTATCTCAAGAAGTCGTTATCATCTGcccaataattttttcctttatttattaaattaaaaacattagtaaaatttttatcaataagTGCCGCTTTAATACAAGCTTTGATTACTACAGAACTGAAAGGCGAAATATCAATTAATTTACTAATCTTCCTATAATCTCTACTGTTGATTATAGAAATACATTCTTTTGTTTTAGTTATTAGAGGAATGTTTAGATGtccatatttttttaaaatagaatCGTAGTCGCCAATccacaataaaaattcgatatgtttagtaaaaaatgcTTCTGCTTTACTGTATTGATGAT
Above is a window of Vairimorpha necatrix chromosome 2, complete sequence DNA encoding:
- a CDS encoding DnaJ subfamily C member, giving the protein MIPRILTMIAFAKLDVSDEMYIAIQNQKMGKIPEAQKFYDTNYHQYSKAEAFFTKHIEFLLWIGDYDSILKKYGHLNIPLITKTKECISIINSRDYRKISKLIDISPFSSVVIKACIKAALIDKNFTNVFNLINKGKNYWADDNDFLRYEAQYFCINGNYEIGAEKLEDLGFYKLANELKKAFEKFNELSKLNNNKQKYNQLRELYNKVNMNTFSDNFSPSIFSKLLDEILYKYVSLGITLELSDMVSSAKILYKNRNDEESRYFYIMSLLNSKQTESANNLLNNKKFSNQQYELRIKNKLEKIEEEKKQEKKRKQEQERQRKQRYVPSTNKAGTDFLGYYKLIGVNKNMDQKQIKKTYVKLIAKNERAAKTEKQKEEWEEKHAKINKAYQVLSNANKKEMYDKGVDPDSPEAQQGAHYQHHEQQEFKGFDDFGPFAEFFGGFGGHRGPFRQSRRTQYFYYN